In Drosophila takahashii strain IR98-3 E-12201 chromosome 4, DtakHiC1v2, whole genome shotgun sequence, one DNA window encodes the following:
- the onecut gene encoding homeobox protein onecut, translating into MESINEIIDHQTFSQELVEDATEFITVGHHSERQSQSDPQLQEGGPDSGEDLAMSMQTMIACPRPDGSSGGKKHHHRSGSGSGSGSGSGSGSGSVSDSVVMVIDSLGHSNRQTSYQIVPQQLQPRTMPLPFGLLQQNRHHTQQCQERIVNGSPVDFVASDISLDGLTVDSMTQSVLPQEMAIKQEQKLLIVQSKALDQSHKRIRMHVDVASVSAGLGVDVDEMDDLSSDDVGCDDEGITLNRHHQQLLEQQQQYGLTSHHPHHQSHAQALHGLHHRSTQLEMGLDGVHGEVLSVIVHSQDSDKEVDGEGEADGEGEGEGEGDAEDEDDDDRDSRSRGQLLSHSSYQTLTSVNDRVSPPGFSQTSYATLTPIQPLPPISTMSEKFAYSGHISGGDSGDTDVNGGEGGGGVVEGGEVTNQSAEAAGTGSISSGNVASSGCSNNDCSSFSALTMPMGSGHLGLGVLGGVQSPYSSYEKLSSMISPPPNNYLVSCDLHASVSGRASNSTQLQLSHNGHKKDSGTAHDHSHGHANVNGGKFSYSGHISGGDSGDTDVNGEKFSYSDHISGGDSGDADVNGEKFVYSDHISGADSGPDVNGGTNWLQMHPEREVRLHMPAELEARFHIPSERRSRLNMPSERGHLNRQLPPTTPICPPDWKPDDWKHGNGSIVSLSADLPVVVSLTPTPPPITDDSVTGLKLNERLSPGQRPQYFLDKGQEISTVTAEQCSPSIHATAHSVCAIHQQPQSALLNGFQGASQQAKISVSASPKASVSSGGGGGGSGRNGNASDMEEINTKDLAQRISAELKRYSIPQAIFAQRVLCRSQGTLSDLLRNPKPWSKLKSGRETFRRMYKWLQEPEFQRMSALRMAAAQIPQRAPLGSGMALGSATGPNSSISTISTDLDSHGGPPMAPNAPPNESNSSSASTPVVNVSVTNVVNCRRKEEPQIEQMPQPKKPRLVFTDLQRRTLQAIFKETKRPSKEMQVTIARQLGLEPTTVGNFFMNARRRSMDKWRDDDSKNTLHLSHSRQQQLDEQEEDESHSQSQTPNQSHNHTHNQATNNSLTHENYSSLHTTAMSPLGAFDEDADMDLDLESHDFDLVDPDDHGDTNDPTGDML; encoded by the exons ATGGAGTCCATAAACGAAATAATTGACCACCAGACATTTAGTCAGGAGCTGGTTGAAGATGCCACAGAGTTCATCACTGTGGGACACCATTCGGAGCGGCAGTCCCAGTCGGACCCCCAACTGCAGGAGGGTGGACCTGATTCCGGCGAAGATCTGGCAATGTCCATGCAAACCATGATTGCCTGTCCTAGGCCGGACGGTTCTAGTGGAGGGAAGAAGCACCACCATCGATCCGGTTCTGGATCTGGGTCCGGATcaggatcgggatcgggatcgggatcggtaTCTGATTCCGTAGTCATGGTTATCGACTCACTGGGCCACAGTAATAGGCAGACATCATATCAAATCGTGCCTCAGCAGCTGCAGCCAAGAACAATGCCGTTGCCTTTCGGGCTGCTCCAGCAGAATAGGCACCACACGCAGCAGTGCCAGGAGCGTATCGTCAATGGGAGCCCCGTGGACTTTGTGGCGTCCGACATCAGCTTGGATGGTCTGACAGTGGACTCCATGACCCAGTCGGTTCTTCCCCAGGAGATGGCGATAAAGCAGGAGCAGAAGCTACTCATTGTCCAATCGAAGGCCCTGGATCAAAGTCATAAGCGCATTCGAATGCACGTAGATGTGGCGAGCGTAAGTGCAGGTCTCGGCGTCGACGTGGACGAAATGGATGACCTTTCTTCCGACGACGTCGGTTGCGACGACGAGGGCATAACGCTGAACAGGCATCACCAGCAGCTcttggagcagcagcagcaatacgGCCTCACGAGCCACCACCCTCACCACCAGTCGCATGCTCAGGCGCTTCATGGCTTGCACCACAGATCAACGCAGCTGGAAATGGGCTTGGATGGAGTGCACGGCGAGGTTCTGTCGGTCATCGTCCACTCGCAGGACAGCGACAAGGAGGTGGACGGCGAAGGAGAAGCGGATGGcgagggagagggagagggagaagGGGATGCAGAGGATGAAGACGACGATGATCGGGACTCGCGAAGTCGGGGGCAGCTACTCAGCCACAGCTCGTACCAGACGCTGACCTCGGTGAATGATCGAGTCTCACCACCGGGGTTCAGCCAGACATCCTATGCCACCCTGACTCCCATCCAACCACTTCCGCCCATATCGACGATGTCCGAGAAGTTTGCCTACTCTGGCCACATCTCTGGAGGAGACAGCGGCGACACGGATGTCAATGGTGGAGAGGGAGGTGGAGGAGTAGTCGAGGGTGGTGAGGTCACCAACCAGTCCGCCGAGGCTGCAGGAACGGGTTCTATCTCCAGTGGCAATGTGGCGTCTTCGGGATGCAGCAACAACGATTGCAGTTCATTCTCTGCCCTCACCATGCCCATGGGCAGTGGCCACTTGGGCCTAGGCGTGTTGGGCGGGGTGCAATCACCCTACTCCTCATACGAAAAGCTTTCGTCGATGATCTCACCTCCGCCCAACAACTACTTAGTGTCGTGCGATCTGCATGCTTCGGTTTCGGGACGCGCGTCTAACTCGACCCAACTGCAGCTAAGTCACAACGGGCACAAAAAAGATTCTGGGACAGCTCACGATCACTCCCACGGACATGCAAACGTCAATGGGGGGAAGTTTTCCTACTCTGGCCACATATCTGGAGGGGATAGCGGCGATACCGATGTCAACGGCGAAAAGTTTTCGTACTCTGATCACATCTCTGGAGGAGACAGCGGAGACGCGGATGTCAATGGAGAGAAATTCGTTTATTCCGATCACATCTCTGGAGCAGATAGTGGCCCCGATGTCAACGGAGGAAC GAATTGGCTCCAAATGCATCCCGAGCGGGAGGTGCGACTTCATATGCCTGCTGAGCTGGAGGCTCGGTTCCACATTCCGTCAGAGCGAAGATCTCGCCTGAACATGCCGTCGGAGCGAGGACACTTGAACCGACAACTTCCTCCGACCACGCCCATCTGCCCCCCGGATTGGAAGCCAGACGATTGGAAGCACGGCAACGGGAGCATTGTTAGTCTATCCGCCGATCTGCCCGTGGTTGTGTCCCTTACGCCAACCCCGCCTCCCATAACAGACGACTCGGTGACCGGACTCAAGCTGAATGAGCGCCTGTCCCCAGGGCAGAGGCCGCAGTATTTCCTGGACAAGGGTCAAGAGATCAGCACCGTGACAGCAGAACAGTGCAGCCCAAGCATCCATGCCACCGCGCACTCGGTGTGTGCCATCCACCAGCAGCCCCAATCAGCTCTCCTGAACGGATTTCAAGGTGCCAGCCAGCAGGCCAAGATTTCAGTCTCCGCCTCGCCAAAGGCGTCAGTGTCctctggaggaggaggagggggatCGGGCCGCAACGGAAACGCCAGTGACATGGAGGAGATCAACACGAAGGATCTGGCCCAGCGCATCTCGGCAGAGCTCAAGCGATACAGCATTCCACAGGCAATCTTCGCGCAACGAGTCCTCTGTCGCTCGCAGGGCACCTTGTCCGATCTGCTGCGCAACCCGAAGCCGTGGTCCAAGCTCAAGTCCGGCCGCGAGACGTTTCGAAGGATGTACAAGTGGCTCCAGGAGCCCGAGTTTCAGCGCATGTCTGCTCTGCGGATGGCCGCTGCCCAAATTCCTCAGCGAGCGCCTTTGGGTTCTGGGATGGCACTTGGATCAGCAACAGGACCTAATAGCTCCATATCCACCATATCGACCGATTTGGACTCTCATGGCGGGCCACCAATGGCACCAAATG CTCCGCCCAATGAATCGAACTCTTCGTCTGCATCTACACCTGTCGTGAACGTTTCCGTTACCAACGTCGTTAATTGTCGACGAAAGGAAGAGCCTCAGATTGAGCAAATGCCTCAGCCAAAAAAACCGCGATTGGTCTTCACAGATCTTCAGCGTCGAACATTACAAGCAATTTTCAAA GAGACCAAAAGACCTTCAAAGGAGATGCAAGTGACAATCGCGCGGCAACTGGGTCTGGAGCCTACAACCGtgggtaatttctttatgaacgCCCGCAGGAGATCAATGGATAAGTGGCGGGACGACGACTCCAAAAACACCCTGCATTTATCGCACAGTCGCCAACAACAGCTAGACGAGCAGGAAGAGGACGAAAGCCACAGTCAAAGTCAGACTCCAAATCAAAGCCACAATCACACTCATAATCAGGCTACTAATAACAGCTTAACGCACGAAAACTACTCCAGTCTCCATACAACAGCCATGTCGCCCCTTGGAGCCTTTGACGAAGACGCTGATATGGACTTAGACCTGGAAAGTCACGACTTTGATTTGGTGGACCCAGACGACCATGGGGACACCAATGATCCAACCGGCGACATGTTGTGA